Part of the Pseudomonas sp. M30-35 genome is shown below.
CAGGTGATTAATCTGCAGTGCGTTCACCGTAAGCCTGACGCGTGCAGCTATCTTCGGGGAAAGGCGCATTTTCACCGCACTAAATACCGCTAGTCGCGCTCTGTGCCAATACCTAATAGAGGTTGAGGCCGAGGCTTTCAAGGTGGCCATGCCGGGTAACGGTCGTTTATTTATGTCCTGCAGGGCTGCATTTCGTAGTGCTTATGAGCTGTACGGCTTTCAGCCTCTAGGTCAACTAATCCACATTTTGCGCCACACCTTCGCCAGCCATTACATGATGGGGGATATTCTCCGTCTGCAGAGAATCCTTGGTCATTTATCAACATCATGACCATGCGCTATCCACATCTGTCGCCGGATCATTTGGAGTCTGCACTACGATTGTCGCGCCATTGAGCCAAAGCCGCTATTTAGTTCTAGCCGGTTGAGCGGGACTCAATTGTCATCGTCTGCTAAATCTGCACATACTCCAGCCCAAAGAAGACCAATCTTAGGGCGAAACATGGAAAGCAAACTACCAGTACCTACGGATAACATTTTTAAGTTCTATGCACTTTTTGGTTTGCTGCTGATTATTTTCTCTCTCTCAGCTGTCGTTTATGTGACTCAGTCAACCAACACCTTGCTTTTTTCATCACTTGTAGAGCTTGGTGAGTTGAAAGAACAAAAGGAACCACGGCAATCAGTACAGGTAAGGATCGCTGGGCTTGAGCGCTTGGTAGAGGTAGGGAAATCTAATCGGACGTTTTACAACATTACTCTTGGTTTACTGCTTGGAGTTGGAGGGATGATTTCATATTACGGCTTTTCTTGCTGGCACCGAATCATTCAGCCAGTAATAGACGAAACGCAGAAGGTTCAGCTTGAGATAGCAAAGCTACAATTAATGAAGCTCCAGGCTGAGCTGCAGCTATCTGAGGAAGAAAGGCAGGAAGAGTAGGCGCGCTGTAGTCGCTCGCGCGCACAAAAAAGGGCTTACCTTTCGGTAAGCCCTTTTTTGTTTGGTGGTTACGCAGGGACTTGAACCCCAGCCCCAGCATTATGAAAATTCGTCACCTGATCTCGTAACCTCTGGATGTGAGTGATTACGAGGGTTTGAAGGGGGAGGACGGGGGCAAAGTTTGACTACTACTAGGTGTTGTTGTCATTTGGGACACTCTTGTTTGTCGTGCACATTGTTGCATGCTAGAGTTCAATAATAGTTAAAGATTTTTGTTGTGGATCCATGGTCTATAACTCTGAAAATGTATCCAGTATTGTGTTTTTGAATTTTTATTATTTAGTAAAAGCATATGGTACATCTCTAGCATTTGTTTTAAGTGTGGCTGATGTGCTAGGCAACTTAATAGCTTAGGTTTTTATATAATATGTCTGAAAAGAACGTTAGTGATATTGAGCAGGCTTGTGTTGAATATACAAGAGTTCGCCCAGACTATGTGAGCTATACCAGCAAGGTCCAAACATTGTTTGAGGATTTGTTGCGGGTAAATGAAATTGATTACCATCTTATAGAGTCTAGGGTAAAGGATGTTTCCAGCTTTCGCGATAAAATTTCTCGTGCTTCAAAAGCATATTCCGATCCTCTTCGAGAGCTTACTGACCTCGGGGGTATACGCATCATCACCTATTACCAAGCTGATGTTGATGATATTGCAAAGTGTATAAGGCAACAGTTTGAAGTTGATCAGCATAACTCAATAGAGCACTCACCTGATGGTGCTGAATTCGGCTATCGCTCTGCTCACTATGTTGTACAGATATTAGCCGTGCGTGCAAAGCTACCCGAGTGGGGTGGTTTTGCGGATTTTAAATTGGAAATACAAGTTCGTACTGTTCTTCAGCATGCGTGGGCAGCTATTTCACATAAGCTTCAATATAAGCATGAGGATGATGTTCCTCAAAAACTACGGAGAAAACTATTTAGACTATCGGCTCTTTTTGAGCTGGCGGATGATGAGTTTATATCTCTTAGGGATGAATCGATTGAGTTATCGTCAGCAATTGACGAAAAACTGTCAGTGGGTAATAAAGATATAAAGATTGACTTTGTATCACTGAGTCATTATTTAAACAGGTCTCCCGAAGTCGCTGCATTGTGTGTTTGTGCGTCAGAAGCTGGGTTTGTAATTGAAGAGAGTAGAGTTGATAGTGATTGGCTTTCCGGGCTCGTTCAACTGACTTCTTTGTTGGGGGTTGTTGATGTCTCTGAGTTGGATTCGGATCTGGCTCAGGCGCTTCCTAAGGCTAAAGAATATTTTCAGGTGCAACTTGAGCGGGGCAATGACGAGGATCCTGGTCTGTGGACTGTCACTCCTGAGTTTATCTGTGTTTTAATTTTGATTGGAGTGCATGCGCAAAAAATTGAACCTGAATTTTTTGCTCCAAATGATTGGAGCGAGAACATTGCTTGGCGCGTTCTAAATGTCGCGAAGATGTTTGACTTTAGAGGTTAGTCAGAGTAGCGCTCAATATCTTTCAATGCCACAATTTCTCCTTTTGTATTGAATGCAGCTACGCAATCCGTTTCAAATGCGCACTTTAGGAACTCTACGTATTGGCTACCCTTGCTGCGGTAGATGATGTGGCCTTTCTTCTTTTGATTGCTGTCTCTAGTTAGCAAGAGAAAATCCTTGGCTATCTTTAAAGCTGCTTACGTGTTCTGGCTCTATTCCTAGGTGAGCGCAAGCATCTCTGAAGCCCTTGGCACGTTCTTTATTCTCGAAGTGGATTACATCCAGGAATACTTCATCCGTGCTTTCTAGCGTGCTGATCTGGGTTGCGGTAGTTGGAGGGAAGCCAGGGAAGATTGGTTCTCCGTCATCTGAGGGTGCTTTGAGCTTGTGGCTTGTGGTGAACGCTCCGGTGAAGGTCACCACTTCATCCACAAAGCCAGCTTCTGGTGTCACTACCTTGTAGATGATGGGGAGGGTCACTTCTGTTTTTGGGCATGTATAGCGTTCGCTGGCATTTGACCTGCGAAGGTGCTCGAAGCTGGCCATGTCGATTACGTTACCCAATGCTTTCCCCTTGCCTTTAGCAGGTTTGTGTTCTGCTAAGTAAGCACTCCCTTGGCTCAAATTCAAGCGGTGCTCATCCTGGTCTTCTTCGGCTAAACCACCGTCGGGCCACTTCCTGTGTTATTTGCTGCCCGTTTTGGATTCTTCCAATTTTACGTCTGCTGTTTGGTAGCTTGGGCTGTAGTGGTCAACTAACCCCGACCCCCAGCATTAGCATTATGAATCGCTTGAGTAGCGCCTTGTCAGCCCTGTTCACCCCATAAAACGGGCCTTTCAGGCGGGGGTAAAACTGGTTGCTACTCAGCTTTGCAGAAAAATACCTGCGATGTAGTCATCACTCTGCAAGTGGCTGTGATATTCATTTTATGGCAATAATTTTACTGATTTTCGCTATAATAATTAGGTACGCAACGAAAGGGGTTATTAATGCCAGCTGCATCCCTTAAAGCCAAAAAGGCATACTACGCCAAGGCTCGTCAGTCTAACTATGTTGCCAGCCTCCGCTTGGAAGGCTTCCAGGTAACTCGGGCAGACGCTGTGCGTAAGCTTCCAACCCGTGAATCCGTTTTAAGCGCCTACCGTAACAAGCCAGCTTAATGCTTGATAAGTACGGCACAGGGAAGATCCCTATTGCTACCCCGGTACGAACGTTCTTCGCAACCTCCTCAACATCACAAATGATGATGACCTAAACGAAGCTGAGCACGTTCTGTCTGAAATCGCCGCTAGCGAAATTGAGTTCGACCTCCCTCCCTACGACTTTCAATACCTGCAGCGCATCCACCGTAAGCTGTTCACAGATGTCTATGAATGGGCGGGAGAATTGCGCACGGTCGATATTTCAAAAGGCGAGACGCATTTCTGCAACCTTGCCCGAATCGAGGCTGAGTCTCAAAAATACTTCCGTAGCTTGGCTAGCGCTAACTGGTTTGAGCCGCTTGGTCGTACTGAGCTGGTTCTGGCTGTAGCAGAGCTATTTGGCGACCTGAACGTGATTCATTCCTTCCGCGAGGGTAACGGCAGAGCCCAGCGAATCCTGTTCGAGCACATAATCATCAACGCCGGTTACGAGATCGATTGGTGGGTTGTCCAGGAAGGGGAGTGGGTGCAGGCCAATATTGATGCAGTGATATGTGATTACACTGCGTTGGCTCGCATCTTTGATCGTTGCATCGGCTCGTCGATTGCCTGATAGTTCCTAGCTTTCTGAGTTTCGCTTAGGCTTCCAGCTTACGGAGTTATGAATTCTCCGTAATAGGCAAGACAAGCCTGTATTTAAGGTTTTAGGTAGCTTTAACAACTGCAAAATGCAGAGCTTTCCTCTAAAAATATTCAGTTGTAGTCACCTTGTGGTTTAACTGATCTATGCGTTTTTGTACGAAATAACTGTTCCATAAAAAAACAATAGTTTCTAATTTTAGTTATAGGAAATAATGATCTATATTGTATTTGGTGTTGTGCTTCTTGTATTCTGCTGAGGATTTGCGCTGTCTATGTTTTGATGCTAGCAATGCTGTTTTGAGCGTGCCAGTAATGATTGATATTTAATATTACTGGCCTAGGTTTGTTTGGGAGGGGATATGGCGCTTTTTAATAGTGTAGATCAGGATGAGTTTGATAAATTTAAAAAGGAAATGTTTTCTAGGGTTTCTGCAATTGAGAACTCTTTGACAACAAATGTTTCTGCTTTGCAACACGCAATTGATTTGAAGGTCACGGACTCTGAGCAGGCTGCATTAGAATCTGCAAATAATTCGGCAGATATTGAGAGGAATGTACGCAATACTGCGTCCAGAGTTGAAGAAATACTTAAAGTGCTCGAAGAGTGTAGTTCGGTAGCTTCTTCTAAAATCGTGGAAATAAATGAATCTAAAGCACAAGCTGAAGAATCTGCTGGTGAATTGAAAACTTCAATAAGTGATGTTCAGGACGCGTATAAAGAATTTAATGCTGAGAAAGAGAAGGTAGATATTTCCCTTGAAAGCATATACGGCGCGTCGAGTGAGCTCAGTGCTCTGTTAGCAAAACGTGATGAACTCTCAGGTCAAGTGGTAGTTATTGAGTCTATTTCTGTTAGAGTTAATGAGCTTAATAAAAATATTTCTGACTTGCTAGAAGGATCTATTAAGCGCAAATCGAAAATCGATGAAATCCATAATGAAATATTTGGTTATCAGCTTAAGGGTGAGGATGGGGCTGTCCAAGAGGTAGAAGGGCTCTATAGTGAGCTTGATAATGCATATGGAGATATTAAAGAAAAAATAGAAGGTTTGGATGACAGTGTTTCTGAAATTGGAAAGCTGGCTGCTGATAAATATGAGAGTCAATTAAATGAGCAGCTCAAGACTTTTGAAGGATTAATAAAAGAATCTAACGATAGGTTTTCTGCTGTTGATGAAGAGTTAAAGGGGTTGATGCCTGGAGGCATGGCAGCAGGTTTGAGTGCTGCATATGAGGAAAAGAAAAGAGACGAAGGGACGTATTTAACTACAAATTCAAATAATTTCAGTCTTGCAATCTTAGTATTAATTGCCGTTTCTCTTATCCCTTTTTGTGTGGATGCATATCTACTCATTATTAAAGGAAAGGATCTGGTTGATGTTATCAAGGATACTCCAAACTTAATACTTTCCATACTTCCTTTGTATTTTCCTGTTCTATGGTTCGCCTTCTCTGCAAGTAAAAAAGTTAATTTGTCCAAGCGGTTAATTGAGGAATATACGCATAAAGCTGTCCTCGGTAAAACTTTCTCTGGACTATCAAATCAAATTTCTAGCCTTCCTCATGAAAGTGAGGTTAGAGAGGATTTAAGGACTAGGCTTCTCTTTAATATGCTGCAGGTTAGCTCGGAGAATCCGGGGAAGTTAATAACTGATTATAATAAATCAGATCATCCGCTTATGGAGGCGCTAGAGAATAGCGCTAAACTTGGTTCTTCAGTCGATGCTCTCTCTAAGATTCCTGGGTTCTCGGCTTTGGCAAATAAGTTATCGAGGAAGTCGAAAGAAATAATGGATGTGCATGAGCGTAAAGTTACAGATGGTTTAGGTGTTCAAGATGCTCTAGAGGCAGATTCTAAAGCTTGAGTATTTAATCATCTAGCCTTTATTCAAGGGCAGTAGTTATGCCCTTGGGTATTCGATAATATCCATGCTTTTTTATGATCGATATGGTATTTCTGATTCTTCAATTGTAGTATCTATTAAGAAGTCTGGTACTTGATAAGTCTTTTCGAGAAATGCTATGGCTCCTTTTCTAGCTAGGTCTTTTCTTGAGGTTGGGCCTATTATTATTTTGCTTATGCAATCCAAGCTCTTGATAGGTAGTTCCAAGTAAGGAACTAATGAGAAACACCCCTGCCTGAACTTGATTCTTTCGTCGAACAATCAGGGTCAGACCACGATATTGATGTTGCTGAGCGCCAGCTAATGGCTGTTATCCGTCGGTCGCGATAGGTAGAGCCGGGCGGTTTGGGCGGAACCTATCTCTATCGTGGCTTTATTACAGTGCGCCTGTACGCCGAGACCTGGCATTACGCCGTGCTAATGCTTTGGCTCGTCGGATGCGACGCCATACCTTTGGAAGCTCCTCAAGCGGGGCAATGCAGATACGGACCATCCAATATGCCCATGCTCTTGTATTGCGCAAAAGAAGACGTTCGCCTCTGTCGTGCAATTCCAGCAGTTCTGTGATGAAGCGGTAGAACGCTATATTGCTCAGGAACTGGTCGTCCATCCACTCTAGCAGTGCCTCACCAATCTGCTTTATGCCAACGAGAATGACTGCGCCAGGTAGTACGCAAACGGCGAATGGCAGCACGATAGAGAGCCATAGCTGAACGATTAAGTCCCATGTATCTACTAGAAACTGCTCCAAGTCTGCAAAAATCGTTTCTCTGGAAAGGGTTGCGATGACGATAGCGGCCAAGATCGCTACAAAGCCTGTCAGGTATGCGGCGAAGTTACCAGGCGATGGTAGTTTGAAGAAGCCTTTGGCGCGGAGCATCAAGGGCTCCTGTGCCCTGATCTTGAGCTCTCGTCGCCACTCCCATTCCTCGATAAGGTGCTTGGCCAAAGCACGTAAATCACCCCCATGAGCGAAGGTGGTACGTAGATGGGCATGCTTTTCTTTGGCTAAGGTGACGTGTGGTGTTCTGAAGTGCACGCGCTTTGCGGCGGGGTGAAGTATGCGATACCGACGTTCAGCACCTTGGAAGTAGACTTGCATAAGGCCGAACACCATAGGCACTTCGTAAACCAGCAGCCATGCCTGGTCGCTCGTACCGAGCAGATATGTGCTTTGAGTTATACGCAGGTAAAGGTCGAAGAACAGCAACCCCAAAATAAGTGTTGCTAGTCCAATTGATAGCCATAGCGCTAGGGAGGAAAGGGCATAGAAGACAGGTGCGCGAAATGTTTTTCGGTAATAGCGGATTTTGTCGGCGATCGCTTCCATGTGATTTCTCTGTCACTAATATGTTGGTGATAAGTACTTTGTACGCCGGAGCTTTGTATGCATTGTGTTAGTCGCCACAGGACTTCACAAGGTATAAGGGGGACAACCAAGCTGAAAGCGAAGGCAAGAAGTAGCAGGTCACAGTGCCTATGAGCGGTGCGGCTTTCAGACCCCAGGTCAACTAACCCACATTCTGCGCCACACGTTCGCCAGCCATTACATGATGGGGGGAAGAGATATTCTCAGCCTGCAGCGAATCCTTGGTCATTCATCCATCACCATGACCATGCGCTATGCACATCTGTCGCCGGATCATCTTGAGTCAGCACTACGGTTATCGCCACTGGCTCAGAGCGAGCACCAGATTTTATAGTCCTCACTTTCAACTATTGACTTGAGCAATGGTGAGTTTGGCGGCGGAGTAGGGCATCCCCTTCCGGAGTGTTTGCCTTGGAAACTGGTGCGGCTACTCCATAGAATAATGGGGTTTCTTCCGTAGGCTTTCACTGACGAAGCCATCAGTAGACCTTCTTTTACTCTCCAGACCATCAGTCCCTTTTCAAATCTTGCCCATGGGCTCTTATCCAAGCGTGTATAGGCGACAAGGCTTTTAGAAAGGTAGTTCTGCAAGTCATCGAAGCTTTTGCTCGTAAACTCGATGCGGACGTGGTTTAGCTTTCCTTTAGCGAAGAAGAAAGTTACCAGCCGAGCCTGAATGTTGTAAGCGGTACTAATGTGAGCGGAGCATAAATAGTCGTCATTCTTATCAATGCGCTCGCGATCACCTAGGTTGCCATAACACTTCAGCTTGTGGCCGCGTGCCTGCATGTCGCGGATAACCGAGGCTTGTTCTCGTTCTGAATAAAGATCTGGTGCTTCGGCGTAGTCGGGTGTCCCAAGCCGTTTGTACCAGTCAGAAATCATGAGCCTGTACTGTAGGGGCATTCTGTCGTAGGCCGTGAAACCTGCCGCGAATAAAACGACAGCGAGCAAGGTTACTTTAAGATATCTCATTTGGCTTCCATTCCCGGTGTGGGCACGCTGTAGTCACTCGCGCACACAAAAAAGGGCTTACCTTTCGGTAAACCCTTGTTTTGTTTGGTGGCTACGCAGGGACTTGAACCCCGGACCCCAGCATTATGAATGCTATGCTCTAACCAGCTGAGCTACGTAGCCGAGTGGCGCGCATTATTCTAGTCTCCGGCGTTTGTGTCAAGCATGTTTTGATAAAATTATTGCGTTTGATCAAGTGCTTACGCGCAATGCGTGCACTTGATGGGTTTAGCTTGGCGCTGCGTCGAGCTTGTTTTTTGTTACCTGTCTAATGCGTCAACTTTTCCGAGCGGGCGTGGCACAATGCTCGGATCTTGAATTGTCCTCCTTTGAGCTTCGGCTTTATCTCTGTTGCCTATCAATGATCCATGGTTGATGGCTGTCTGGTTATTTGGCTCAAGGTGTGAGGTTTATTGTGGAGTATGCGTCTGTGCAGTGTGTTCAACGGTTTATCTGTACTGCTGGAGTGATTTGAATGGGGATCAGGTTTTGGGGTTGGCTGGTGCTGGTTGCCTTGGGTCTTAACCTGCGGCCAATACTGACCTCGATCAGTCCCTTGCTGGACGATATTCGGCTCAGTACGTCCTTGAGTTTCCAGGGGGCGGCACTGTTGACCACATTGCCGGTTGTTTGTATTGGTTTGGTGGCGCTGTGTGGCTCATGGATTGAGGCGCGATTGGGCGAGGGCAGAGGCATAGCTCTTGGTTTGCTGTGTATTTTTCTGGCATGCCTGGCGCGTGGCTTTATCGCTGACGGCAACGTGCTGTTGGCTACAGCGTTGTTGGGCGGTGTTGGCGTCGCGCTGATTCAGGTGCTGGTGCCGGGCATGATCAAGCGCCAATTTGTGGGTTGCGTGGCTTTGGCGATGGGGGTTTATTCGGCGTCCTTGATGAGTGGCGGCGGTCTGGCTGCCTTGCTTAGTCCGCATATGGCCCATGCATTCGGGCACTGGCAGGCGGGGCTGTGGGTTTGGCTGATCCCCGCGTTGCTCGCCGCATTGCTGTGGTTCAAAATGCCGTGGCACAGGTCTCACCCCTCGGCGCAAAAACTTTCATTCAAGACATTCATCAGCAACCGTCGTGCATGGCTGTTGGCGATTTATTTTGGCTTCTGTAACTGGGGCTTCATGACGATGGTGGCGTGGCTGCCCGCGTATTATCAGCAGCTTGGCTGGAGTCAGCAGGCCAGTGGTGCGTTGTTGGCGTGGATGACAATCTTTCAGGTGCTGGCGGCGTTGTCGATGCCGGTGCTGGCCCACCGCCTCAAGGATCGGCGGCCTTTGCTTGGTATTAGTTTGGGAGCGCAAGTGGTTGGCTATGCGGGGCTGCTCTGGGCGCCATTGGCGGCATCGGCGATCTGGGTGGGATTGATCGGTTTTGGTTTAGGCGCTTGCTTTGTATTGTGCTTGTTACTGAGTCTCGACCATTTGCATGAGCCGAGAGCGGCCGGTCAATTGGTGGCTTTTGTGCAGGGCTTTGGCTTTTTGATCAATGCCATTGCGCCGTCACTGGGCGGCTGGCTAAGGGAGCTGAGCGGATCTTTCTACAGCACGTGGCTGGTGATGTTGGTTAGCTTGATCCTGATGCTGTTGCTGACCTTGCGGTTTAGTCCGGCCAGCTACGCGAGGATTAATCAGCGTGGGCCGCTTGCTGGCGCAGGGCCGGTTTAGCCCGGACGTTTTCAGCCGGCAATAAAAAGCCCCCGTCTCACGTAGTGAGGCGGGGGCTTTGTTTAGGCGGTTTGAGCGCCCGGGTTACACGTTAAAGCGGAAGTGCATGACGTCGCCGTCTTTAACGATGTATTCCTTGCCTTCCAAGCGCCATTTACCGGCTTCTTTGGCGCCTGCTTCACCTTTGTATTGGATGAAGTCGTTGTAGGCGATGACTTCAGCGCGGATAAAGCCTTTTTCAAAGTCAGTGTGGATGGCGGCAGCCGACTGCGGGGCCGTAGCGCCGACGCGAACTGTCCACGCGCGTACTTCTTTCACGCCAGCGGTGAAGTAAGTTTGCAGGTTAAGCAGTTCGTAGCCTGCGCGAATTACGCGGTTAAGGCCTGGCTCGTCAAAGCCCAGTGATTCAAGGAACATGTCCTTCTCTTCACCGTCGTCGAGCTCGGCAATTTCAGCTTCGATCTTGTTGCAAACTGGAACCACGATGGCGCCTTCAGCGTCAGCGATACCGCGTACGATGTCGAGTAGCGGGTTGTTCTCGAAGCCGTCTTCAGCAACGTTGGCAATGTACATCACCGGCTTGCTGGTCAGTAGGTGGAAGCCGCGAACCAGCTGCTTTTCGTCATCGCCCAGGTCTTTGAGCAGTGTGCGCGCAGGCTTGCCTTCAGTGAAGTGAGGGATCAGCTTTTCCAGCAGGGCTTTTTGCGCCACCGCGTCTTTGTCACCGCCTTTGGCGTTGCGCGTGGTTTTCTGCAGTTGCTTCTCACAGCTGTCGAGGTCGGCGAAGATCAACTCAAGGTCAATAATCTCGATGTCGCGCTTTGGGTCAACGCTGTTCGACACGTGAATGACGTTTTCGTCTTCGAAGCAACGCACGACGTGGGCAATGGCGTGAGTTTCGCGGATGTTGGCAAGGAACTTGTTGCCCAGGCCTTCACCTTTGGATGCGCCTGCAACCAAGCCTGCAATGTCGACGAATTCCATGGTGGTTGGAATCACGCGCTCAGGCTTGACGATCTCGGCCAGGGCGTCCAGGCGAGCGTCTGGCATTGGCACGATGCCCGTGTTCGGCTCGATGGTGCAGAAGGGGAAGTTCTCCGCAGCGATACCGGATTTGGTCAGGGCGTTGAACAAGGTTGACTTGCCGACGTTCGGCAGGCCGACGATGCCGCAATTGAATCCCATGGTGTTTTCCTCGCGCAGATGTTGTCGAAAGTTAAGTTAGGCTTTTTGGCTATGAAGCTTTTGCATCGCTTTGTTCCACTCTCCTGCGAGTATCTCTGGGAGTACGCCGAGTGAGAAGTCGATGCTGGTGTCGAGCAGTTCTTGTTCGCTGCGCGGGGCGCGCCCTAGAACATAATTAGACACCATACTGCTGTGACCGGGGTGGCCAATGCCAAGCCGTAAGCGGTAAAAATTATTCTGATTGCCCAGCTGCGCAATGATATCGCGCAAGCCGTTATGCCCGCCGTGCCCGCCACCCTGTTTGAGTTTGGCGACGCCGGGAGGCATATCGAGTTCGTCATGAGCCACCAGAATCGCTTCAGCAGGGATGCGAAAGAAGTTCGCCAGCGCTGCGACGGATTGACCGCTGCGATTCATGAAAGTGGTGGGGATCAGTAAACGAACGTCGCGACCTTGATGGCTGAATTTGCCAGTCAGGCCAAAATACTTGCGATCAACACTGAGGTTGATGCGCTGGCTATCTGCTAGCCGTTCAACGAAAAGGGCCCCGGCATTATGCCGAGTCTGGTCGTATTCAGGGCCTGGGTTACCAAGGCCAACGATCAGTTGTACGGCAGTCATACTGGAGCCCTTTGTCGAAAACAGCTCAAGCGCATATGCACCTGAGCTGTTGATCTGCGTAGCAGGTGTTACTCAGCTTCTGGAGCGTCAGCTGCTGGAGCTTCTGGAGCTTCCGGCGCGTCAACTTCAAGATCTTCAGCTTTAGTTACACGTGGCATGTGGGCGTTTGCCACGGCCAAGTCGCTGTCGTGAGCCAGAGCAACCAGTTCAACGCCTTTTGGCAGAACCAGGTCAGACAAGTGCAGGGTCTGGCCAACTTCGATCTTAGCCATATCGACTTCGATGAACTCAGGCAGGTTGCGTGGCAGTACGCTGATTTCAACTTCAGTAGCGGTGTGAGAGATCTCGCCGCCTTGCTTCTTGACTGCAACTGCTTTGTCTTCGTTGATGAAGTGCAGCGGAACCTGAGTAGTCAGTTTCTGGCCAGCAACAACACGGATGAAGTCAGCGTGCAGAACGAAACCTTTCGAAGGGTGACGCTGCAGAGCTTTGATCAGTACGTTTTCTTTGGCGCCGTCAACAGACAGCGACAGGATGTGGCTGAACGAAGCTTCGTTTTCCAGCAGCTTGGCGAAGTCTTTAGCAACCAGGCTGATGGATTGTGGAGCCTTTTCGCCACCGTAAATTACGGCTGGAACCAGGCTGGCGTTACGACGCAGGCGGCGGCTCGCACCTTTCCCCAGGTCTGAACGCGCTTGTGCGTCGATGTTAAAATCACTCATTTCATTTCTCCAAAATAACCTTCACGCCCTTTACGCTTGCGACCAGCGACGGGGCGGTTAGGTAAAAAAGCCCCGCATAGGGCGGGGCGCATTTCGCTCAGGGCAAAAGGCTCCGAATTAACGGAACATTGCGCTGATCGATTCTTCGTTGCTGATGCGGCGAACCG
Proteins encoded:
- a CDS encoding GTP pyrophosphokinase family protein, which produces MSEKNVSDIEQACVEYTRVRPDYVSYTSKVQTLFEDLLRVNEIDYHLIESRVKDVSSFRDKISRASKAYSDPLRELTDLGGIRIITYYQADVDDIAKCIRQQFEVDQHNSIEHSPDGAEFGYRSAHYVVQILAVRAKLPEWGGFADFKLEIQVRTVLQHAWAAISHKLQYKHEDDVPQKLRRKLFRLSALFELADDEFISLRDESIELSSAIDEKLSVGNKDIKIDFVSLSHYLNRSPEVAALCVCASEAGFVIEESRVDSDWLSGLVQLTSLLGVVDVSELDSDLAQALPKAKEYFQVQLERGNDEDPGLWTVTPEFICVLILIGVHAQKIEPEFFAPNDWSENIAWRVLNVAKMFDFRG
- a CDS encoding YhfG family protein — protein: MPAASLKAKKAYYAKARQSNYVASLRLEGFQVTRADAVRKLPTRESVLSAYRNKPA
- a CDS encoding CynX/NimT family MFS transporter yields the protein MGIRFWGWLVLVALGLNLRPILTSISPLLDDIRLSTSLSFQGAALLTTLPVVCIGLVALCGSWIEARLGEGRGIALGLLCIFLACLARGFIADGNVLLATALLGGVGVALIQVLVPGMIKRQFVGCVALAMGVYSASLMSGGGLAALLSPHMAHAFGHWQAGLWVWLIPALLAALLWFKMPWHRSHPSAQKLSFKTFISNRRAWLLAIYFGFCNWGFMTMVAWLPAYYQQLGWSQQASGALLAWMTIFQVLAALSMPVLAHRLKDRRPLLGISLGAQVVGYAGLLWAPLAASAIWVGLIGFGLGACFVLCLLLSLDHLHEPRAAGQLVAFVQGFGFLINAIAPSLGGWLRELSGSFYSTWLVMLVSLILMLLLTLRFSPASYARINQRGPLAGAGPV
- the ychF gene encoding redox-regulated ATPase YchF, whose translation is MGFNCGIVGLPNVGKSTLFNALTKSGIAAENFPFCTIEPNTGIVPMPDARLDALAEIVKPERVIPTTMEFVDIAGLVAGASKGEGLGNKFLANIRETHAIAHVVRCFEDENVIHVSNSVDPKRDIEIIDLELIFADLDSCEKQLQKTTRNAKGGDKDAVAQKALLEKLIPHFTEGKPARTLLKDLGDDEKQLVRGFHLLTSKPVMYIANVAEDGFENNPLLDIVRGIADAEGAIVVPVCNKIEAEIAELDDGEEKDMFLESLGFDEPGLNRVIRAGYELLNLQTYFTAGVKEVRAWTVRVGATAPQSAAAIHTDFEKGFIRAEVIAYNDFIQYKGEAGAKEAGKWRLEGKEYIVKDGDVMHFRFNV
- the pth gene encoding aminoacyl-tRNA hydrolase, with product MTAVQLIVGLGNPGPEYDQTRHNAGALFVERLADSQRINLSVDRKYFGLTGKFSHQGRDVRLLIPTTFMNRSGQSVAALANFFRIPAEAILVAHDELDMPPGVAKLKQGGGHGGHNGLRDIIAQLGNQNNFYRLRLGIGHPGHSSMVSNYVLGRAPRSEQELLDTSIDFSLGVLPEILAGEWNKAMQKLHSQKA
- a CDS encoding 50S ribosomal protein L25/general stress protein Ctc, giving the protein MSDFNIDAQARSDLGKGASRRLRRNASLVPAVIYGGEKAPQSISLVAKDFAKLLENEASFSHILSLSVDGAKENVLIKALQRHPSKGFVLHADFIRVVAGQKLTTQVPLHFINEDKAVAVKKQGGEISHTATEVEISVLPRNLPEFIEVDMAKIEVGQTLHLSDLVLPKGVELVALAHDSDLAVANAHMPRVTKAEDLEVDAPEAPEAPAADAPEAE